The Methanofollis ethanolicus genome contains the following window.
ACCTCCTCGTCGTTCAGGAAGACGCGGCCCTGGTCGGGCAGGGTCAACTGGTTGATGCACCGGAGAAGCGTGCTCTTCCCTGTGCCCGAAGGCCCGATGAACACCTTCGTCTCCCCTTTCCGCACAGCGAAGGAGACGCCCTTCAACACCTCACGGTCGCCATACGCCTTGTGGATCTCCTCGACGCGGAGGATATACTTGTCTGCACCCATTTTTATAGAGCCCCCTGTCCGAAGCCTGGAATGCTGGTCTTCTTTTCAAGCACGGTGAGCACCTTCATGCCCGCGTAGTTCAGGAGGATATAGATCCCGGCCGCGGCCAGATAGATGGGCATTGTGATATAGGTCTGCGCCACGATGTATGTCGTCCGTGTCAGGAGTTCCTGCACCCCGATCGCATAACAGATGGCCGTATCGGTCAGCACCGTCGGGTACTCGTTCGACCATCC
Protein-coding sequences here:
- a CDS encoding ATP-binding cassette domain-containing protein — encoded protein: MGADKYILRVEEIHKAYGDREVLKGVSFAVRKGETKVFIGPSGTGKSTLLRCINQLTLPDQGRVFLNDEEVTNSGARINYFRQKIGMVFQNFYLFDHLTAVRNVEVALLK